The nucleotide sequence CATCAACCCACGGTGAAAGCTGAAGCGACGCAGAACCGCAGTGGTAAAACCTTCGTGACTATATGACTGAGCAGTGAGCGTATAGGGAAACAAGCACCCTATCAGCAAAGCTATCCGGAAGCGGAAAGACAAATTAGCGCCCAACGTGTTTTTACTGACGTGGCCTGACCAACATCATTAGTTATGGTAACAATCCGAAATAAATTCGTTTTACTGGCTGCCGGATTCTGGCTCGGCGGCATTATCCTTCTGCTACTTGGGGCCGCGTTCAGGCCGCAATCCTGGGCGGGCGCGCCCCTGACGATCGGGATTATCGGGCAGGCACTCGGTTTCGGATTTCTGGGCTTCGCGCTAATGCAGGCTGTTTTTAGAAAAAGGAATAGATAGTCTTTACACCTGCGCAGCCTTATTCCGCAGATACATATCGGCCAGAACCAGAGCCGCCATCGACTCAACAATGGGCACCGCACGAGGCACTACGCAGGGATCGTGTCGGCCTTTGCCCGAAACCGTAACGGTCTGGCCCTGCACATCCACACTATCCTGATCCTGCATAATGGTCGCTACGGGTTTGAACGCCGTCCGGAAATAAATATCCTCGCCGTTGCTGATGCCCCCCTGAATTCCGCCCGAGTGGTTCGTGCGGGTACGCACATGTCCGGTTTCGTCGGTATAAAAGGCGTCGTTATGCATCGAGCCATATAACTCCGCTCCGGCAAAGCCACTGCCGTATTCAAACCCTTTGACCGCATTAATGCTCAGCATTGCCTTGCCCAGCTCGGCATGGAGTTTATCGAACACCGGTTCACCCCAGCCTACGGGCACGCCGGTTATTACGCAGTCAACCACGCCCCCAATGGAGTCGCCCTGCTTTCGGGTTTCGTCGATATACTGAAACATTCGCTCGGCGGTTTCGGGGTCGGGACAACGTACTGCGTTTTCTTCGGCGAGCGCCAGGCTGAGTTCCTGATACGGCTTTTCAAGTTTCAGCTTTCCTACCTGCGAAACATAAGCGTGAATCTGCACGCCCTGCTGGGCCAGCAGGAGTTTGGCAACGGCACCCGCGGCAACACGGGCGGCTGTTTCGCGGGCCGATGAACGGCCACCACCCCGGTAGTCGCGGGAGCCGTATTTACTCTGGTAGGTGTAGTCGGCGTGCGAAGGCCGGAACTGCTCGGCGATATGACCGTAATCCTTACTGCGCTGATCCGTATTCCGGATCAAAAGGGTGATCGGCGTTCCCTGCGTCCTGCCCTCAAATACGCCCGATAAAACTTCGAATTCGTCAGCTTCACGCCGTTGGGTCGTAATGCGCGACTGACCGGGTTTACGCCGATCGAGTTCGTGCTGGATAAAATCGGTGTCGAACGTTAGTCCGGCGGGGCAACCATCAATCACAACGCCAATGCCCGGCCCGTGTGATTCACCAAAAGTAGCTATTCTGAAAATCGTTCCGTATGTATTGCCCATAGGTCGGGACGTTGGTTGTTGAACTCGGCGCTGAAGCTTTTCCTGGTTCTCTATTCGTCAACCAACGCCTTTATCGCTTAAAAAACACAAAAATAATCCCTAACAGCATCAACACAATCAGAACATTGGCAACAGCCCGAATCAATACCGAAATACTAACTGGCTGGCGATTGCTATCCAGTGCGTCAATCCCGGCATAAAGCGAGTTGCCGCTTGGAACCGTTGGGGCAAGCTCACCTTCGGGTATGGCAGCTTCCTGAGCTACCGCCGAGCCACCAACATGCAGCTGCATTTTAGGCCGTAACGTGTCGTACCGCTCCTTTTGAAGATCGAAATAAATCCATTGAAAGCGATTCGCCAACGAAATGATTCCGTTTTGACGCGGTACTACAAAGTACGTAAACGTTTTACTACCCGTGACCTGATTGCCATTCTGATTGATGACATGCTGCTCTTCGGGCGGAAAAATATCGGCATTACCAGCCTCGTCCAGCTTATCAGGCTCCGGTAAAGCTGCAATGTTTCCCTCCCCGACTATGCTGAACGAGTATCGGACGCTCTTCCCCACGCCTACTCGCTGGCGGTCGAGTTTCTCTTCCAGAACAAACGAACCAACCGGTACCCGCCCCCGCAAAGGATGCGCAGGTAAAGCCTGAACATTGACGGTAAGCGGTTTGCTGCTGAACGATACATACTCTGTTTGAGCCGTGGGTGGACCGATAACAGGCCGGGGGCGTGCCAACCGGATAGACACCGACGGTAAACGGATCGGTTGCGCGGCTAAGGGAAAAAAAATGGCCTTATAGAGTTTGTATTCCCTGAATTTTTTACCGCCTACCAGTACTTCTACCGCTTTCAGATCTGCGCTATGTACGTTTTCTTCCCAGGCATTAGCGGGCCGGATGCTCCGGGTTATCTCCTGCAACTGCTTATCGAGATTGGTAATATTCAGCTCGTAGGGATAGTTATTGGCGACGAAGAAAGCAAGAGTCAGGCTAATGGCTTCCCCGGTGTAGATCGCAGATCGGGACGTTCGTAATGCCAGAAAAGCCGCTCCATTGGGCGGCACAGCAACCGTTGTCAGCGTCGAACTAGCCGGCGCTGAAGCAGCTGCCGACGACCGTACGACCAGCACGGCTCCCTCCGACCGCACGGATACTCCATTAATGATCAGCACGAATGGTGGCAGGCGAAAACGCCCAGCAGCCATCGCCTGATAGCTCTGCGAGATAACCTGGTTAGTGATGGTTTCACCCCCAACTTCGCTGGTGGTTACGCTGGTCGACGTACCTTTTTTTGTAAAGCCCGGAATGTCGGGAAAAAGGATCGTTGGGCGGTTTTCATTATCCGGAATTGATACAGAAATAGTAAAAGGCCGCTCAATCGGAAAATTTAAGGCACTAAATTCAATAGCTGGCGTATTATCAGCCACTTGAGCAAAAGCAGCGACTGAACAACAAAAAAATAATACAAGTAATTTTGGGAATATTTCAATTAACATTGTTATTTCGTAGCAACATTTTCCGGTACAAGCCGTTCCGAGATTAAGTAGTCAATAGCAAATGGATCCGTTTCTCCTTACAGAAAACTGTGAACTTCTTTAACCAAAAATAAATCTAACCTCCCATGCTTTCCATGCTTGAATACATCAAGACCATCCTTCAGAAGGTGAGTTTTGATAAAGCACTGTTTGAAAAAGAGCTGGCTAAGGCCATCCAGATGCTCATTCCCGAAGAGGTTAAACAACTGAAACGCTGGTGTTACGCCCAGTTCGGTAAAATGTACCGGGTTGTGCTGAATCGTTGCTTCTCTCGAGCAAGGTTTGCCTGACGGCTTTCCCGAGCTTTTTGAATTCGTTACGCCCCGGCTACCTAGCCGGGGCTTTTTGCTGCGTTACGCTGTGGATTGCGCGGCACTGGATGCCCTATAAGTCGCGCTTCTCGCGCATATCCGGTATTTCGACATGCTTAAAGCCAGCGGCCTGTAGCTTTTCTTTCCAGATCAGTTGCTTATCGTATTCACCATGGACCAGAAACACCGTTTTAACCTGGTTTGGATCCTGACAGCTCAAAAACTGCAGCATTTCGCGATAATCGCCATGCGCCGAGAAGGAATCCATCACCTCAACCCGGGCCGCAACGGCGTATTTCTCGCCAAAGATCGTTACGTCGCGATCACCCCGCTTCAGCGCCCCACCCAGGCTGTTTGGCGATGCGTAGCCGACCAGCAGGATAGTCGTTCGGGGATTTTCGATATTGTTCTTGATGTGGTGCTTAATCCGTCCGGCTTCCGCCATGCCCGATGGGGCAATGATAATACACGGCTCCTGCCGGTTGTTGATCGCTTTCGACTCTTCAACGTCAGCGACGTAATGTAGATTGGGAAAGTTAAATGCATCCCCATCCTTCTTAATGTAAGCCAGAATATCGGGGTTAAAATCTTCCTCGTGATCCCGCATGATGTGAGTGGCCTTCACCGACATGGGGCTGTCAATATAAACCGGCAGCCGGGGCAGCGCTCCTTCGTTCGATAGCTGATCGAGGGCATAAATCAACTCCTGCGTCCGGTCAACGGCGAAGGCCGGAATGAGTAATTTACCACGTTCCTCAACGCAGGTTTGCCGCACAATCCGTAACAAATGGGCCTTCATGTCGGGTTCGGCTTCGTGAAGCCGGTCGCCGTAGGTCGATTCGCAAATGATATAATCAGCCTGCGGGAATGGATCGGGCTTCCGTAAAATCTTGTCGTCGGGCCGACCAATATCCCCGCTAAAGAACAGACGTTTCTCCTGCTGGCCTTCCTGAATTGCCAGGCTAATGGCCGCACTGCCCAGCAGATGAGCCGCATCGGTCAGCAGGCCCGTCACTTCATCACAGATTCGAAACGGCTGATTGTATTCAACAGAACGCATCTGGTCGAGCGCCCGACGCACATCGTCTTCGTCATACAGCGCTTCGAGTTCAGGCTGTCCCCGGCGGCTCCGTCGTTTGTTAACGCGTTCAAGGTCTCGCTCCTGAATCCGGGCGCTGTCCATCAGCATCACTTCGCAGAGATCAATGGTGGCCGATGTGGTATAAATCGGTCCTTCAAAGCCCTGCCGAACGAGTCGCGGAATTAGCCCGGTATGGTCAATGTGCGCGTGAGACAGCACCATATAGTCTATCCGGGCCGGATCGAAACCAAAGTCCTGGTTCAGCTCGTCGGTATTGATTCCCTGAAACAGGCCACAGTCCAGTAAAATCTGGGTACCGTTCGTCAGCGTGAGCAGATGTTTGCTGCCGGTTACCGTGCGGGCAGCGCCGAAAAATTGGATAATCATGGCTAGAGCAGAAAAAACGGGAGCCGGACAAAATAAATTGTTACGGCTCACCGTGAATCTCTTGTTTCTTTACGTGTCCCGGTGTCACAACCGAGTCAGAGACATGCACAAAGAAACGCAGAGATTCACGGAGTTGACTATCGGGATGCTGGAAAAAGTCGCGAGTGGTGTCAAACGCCTGTGGCGGTACCGCCTGATCAAGGCGTTTGTAGCTCTGTGGCTGATTCTCTGGGGACTTGACAGGGCGTTCCCGATTAACACCAGCGTTCCCTACTCAACGCTCGTTACGGCCCGCGACGGACAGATTCTTCATGCGTTTCTAAGCCGCGACGATAAATGGCGGCTTTATACAGAACTGCCGGAGATTACGCCTGCCTTACGGGATGCCATTCTGTTCAAGGAAGACCGATATTTTCGTTACCATCCGGGTTTCAATCCGGTAGCTATGCTGCGGGCTGCGTTCCGAAATCTGCTCAGTGGTCGGCGCACATCGGGAGCCTCGACGATTACGATGCAAACAGTCCGGCTGCTGGAGCCCCGCGAACGAACCTACAGCAGCAAACTGATTGAACTGTTCCGGGCTCTGCAGCTGGAGTGGCATTACTCGAAAGATGAAATTCTGCAACTATACCTCAACCTGATTCCCTACGGCGGCAATATTGAGGGGCTGAAATCTGCGTCACTTCTGTACTTCGGCAAGCCGCCCGCCCTGTTAAGTTTGGCCGAACTGACCACACTGACGGTCATTCCCAATCGCCCGTCGAGCCTGCGGCTGGGGCAGAACAACCTACTTGTCGCAGAGGCTCGTAACCATTGGCTTACCCGTTTTCGGAAGGCGGGACTTTTTGACGAAGCTGCCATTACAGACGCCATTCAGGAACCGCTAACGGCTTATCGACGTAACGCTCCGCAACTGGCTCCGCACGTATCGCGCCGGCTGCGGGCTGCGCAGGTTGACGTTCCGATTGTTCGCTCAACGCTCAATTCGAACGTGCAGGCTACAGCGGAGCGATTGGTTCAGAATTATGCAAACCGGCTGCGGGCGCTAAATATCCACAACGCAGCCGTCTTAATTGTGGATAACCGAACACGGGAGGTTGTGGCTTACGTTGGCTCGGCCGATTTTAGCAATACGTTCGATGGCGGGCAGGTCGATGGTGTCCGGGCTGTGCGGTCGCCGGGCAGTGCGCTCAAACCCCTGCTCTACGGACTGGCATTCGACGCGGGTGTTATTACGCCCCGCACGAAACTGGCCGACGTGCCGACTAATTTTAACGGCTACGAACCCGACAACTACGACCGGCGCTTCAACGGCTCCGTTACGGCGGAGTTCGCCTTAGCGAACTCGCTCAACATTCCGGCCGTAGCCCTGCTGAAGGAGATTGGAACACCAATGATGGCCGCGTCTCTGCGAAAAGCCGGTTTTGCCACCATCCGAAAACAGGCCAGTGACCTGGGGTTATCCATGATTCTGGGCGGCTGTGGCGTTACGCTCGAAGAAATGACACAGCTCTATACCGGACTGGCGAATCAGGGTAGTGTCTCACCGCTGCGGTTTACTTCCTCAACGGAGCCCTCAGGCAATGCCGTGCAGCTTGTTTCGCCCGAAGCGGCTTATCTCATTACCCACACGCTCACGCAGATTACCCGCCCGGACCTGCCCAATAATTTTGACAACAGCTACCACCTGCCACGTATTGCCTGGAAAACTGGCACCTCCTACGGTCGGCGCGATGCCTGGAGCATTGGCTATAATCAGCGTTATACGGTGGGCGTCTGGGTCGGTAATTTTTCGGGCGTAGGCGTAGCTGAACTCAGCGGAGCCAACACCGCTACGCCCTTGCTGTTTCAGCTCATGAACGCCCTGGACTATAACTCGCCAAACGGCTGGTTTCGGCCGCCCAAAAACCTGACCATACGGCTCGTTTGTCCCGAAACGGGCGACGTACCGGGCGAATTCTGCAAAAATCTGGTAACCGATTATAGTATTATGGGCGTTTCGCGCTATCGACGTTGCCAGCACCAAAAAGCCGTTTTTACAAACGCAGCCGGAACGCTGGCCTATTGCGCCCACTGTCGTCCAGACTCAGGTTCAGTGCGTCGTTCGTATCTGAATCTGTCGCCGGAGATGGCCGCGTTTTACCAAAGCCGACATATTCCCTATGAGCTGGTACCGATGCACAATCCTGCCTGCGAACGCGTTTTCGGAATGACCGGAACCGACAGCCAGCCCCCTCTGATTACGAGCCTGAACGATGGCAGCGACTACTTCATTAGCCCGAAGCAGCCAACCGATATGGCGTTGAGCTGCCAGACGGCCGACGATGTACAACTGATTTTCTGGTACCTGAATGACAAACTATACCGTAAGGCTCGCCCGGCCGAAACAGTCTTCTTCCGACCCCGGCCCGGTATGCTGAAAATTTCCTGCGCTGACGACCGGGGCCGGCATAGCGACCTACGCGTCATGATCCGAACCGAGTAACGATTTGTTTATTTGCCTGCTCCGCCTTTTATTGACATTTTTCCAGCCTAAAATTCCATAAAGCCTTATGAAATTTATTTTTTTCCTTCTGGTGGTAACCCTGCTGGCAGCCACGACAACCTTTGCTCAGCAAACGACTGATCCAACTCAGGACCCGACTGCGCTCGGTAATGCGTTTTTTAAAGCCATGCTCGATGAAGATAACAGCACAATGGGCAAGCTCTTAGCCAGCGACTTCAGCATCACCAGCTTTGATGGGCATTCGGTCGACGGCGATATGCTTCTTCAGGGCATTGGTGGGGGTTATGTAGTTGTCGATAATGCCACGGTTTCGGATACGCGGACCCGCCAGTATAACAATGACTCGGCCGTGATGACCGGTACCTGGAAAGCTAAAGGCAACGTGCAGGGGCAGGGATTTGACAGTAATGTCGCCTTTTCGGTGATGAGCACGCGGCAGGGCGGAACGTGGAAAATCGTTCATGTGCAATTTACACCCATGCGCTAACGAACCGATTACTAAGTCATCGGCCAGCAGAGTACTGGAAAGCCAGCCCACTCACCTATTTTGAGTGGGTTTTTTCGTTTCCATTCGACCTCTCACCGCTACTCCCATGAAACGCGTTTATCGGCTGCTGTTACTAACGCTTCCGTTTGGTTTTCTTATAGACTGCGCCCATCTACCGTTTGGTGAGGTATCGGTAATTGGTCGGAACTTCGATGAAGAAATCCAACAGACGCAGAACCTTGTTTTTACGTTCAACCGGAATGTTGGGCCCAAAAATGCCCTGAACGAATGGGATTCGGCGCAGTATGTTCGTTTTAAACCTGCCGTTCACGGCTGGTTTCGCTGGTCGGCACCGAACGAACTGATCTTTTCGCCAGCCGTTGCCTTCGATCCGGCTACCGATTACCGCGCTGAACTGACCGATAATCTACTCAAGCAATCCGGACAGAAGGACCTGAACGTATCGGGCGACGACATTACGTTCCATACGCCTTACCTCCAGCTAAACGCCACTGAAACCTGGTGGTCGCGTTCGCGGGAAACGGGTCAGCCGGTGGCCAAAAACCGACTTACGTTTAACTATCCGGTTAATCCGGCGGAGGTTTCCGGCAAACTATCCGTAACCACCGGGAGCCAGCCCATGGCAATGCAGTTTGTCCAGAGCCCGACGCCAGCTACTGTAGTGCTCACGCTGCCGAATGCGCCGGCCGAGAGGAATGAGCGACCGATAACGGTCAGGCTGGACAAAGGCCTGAAAGTTCTCAACACAGCCTACGTCAGCAAACAGATCATCGAAACGACCAGCACGCTTCCCTCCCGTTTTAACATAGAAGTAAGTGATGTACAGACAAGTTTTGAAACGGCCGAAACCCGTACCGGCGGTCCGCAGGGCGTTATTCGGGTCATCACGACGCAGGAGGTTCAACCGGGCGACTTGAGCCAGTACTACACCATTCAGCCGCAGGCTGCCACGACGGCCGAACTAACTGAGAACGGCTTTCTCATTCGGGGCGACTTCACCGAAACAGATACGTATGTCTTAACGCTGACTGACCAGATTCGGGGTGTGTTGAATACCAGACTGGCCGAACCCGTAACGCGGGATTTGTTTTTTGGCAAGATGCCCGCCAGTATTCAGTTTGCCAGCCAGAAGGCGCTGTACTTATCGTCGAAGGGCGCACGTAACATTGGCCTGAATATTATCAACGTGCCGAAGGTGCAAGTCAAGATTGCCCGGCTGTATGAAAACAACCTGCTACATTACCTTCGTTCGAACCGGTACGAGCAATACGCCGAAGCCACCGACGGTCAGTGGAAACCCACCGGCACGTTCAATTACAGCAACGACGAAGCGGGCGACCTGAGCGATGTCGTCGTTAACAAAACCATCGAAACAACCGATCTGCCGAAGGTTCGGGGCGTTTCAGCCCTGAATATCGCCGTGCCAGACCTTAGAAGGACGTTTCAGGAACAACCGTTGCGGGGTGTTTATTTAGTTTCGGTTAGTTCAAAAGACGAAGCGTACCGGCAGGCCAGTCAGTTAGTTTCGGTATCGGATATTGGCCTGATCGTCCGTCAGACGCCGGATGAGGTTTTAGTCTGGGCCAATTCTATCCAGACCGCCGAGCCGATGCAGGGAATCGAAGTAACGCTCGTTAGCCGAAATAACCAGTCCGTTTATACGCTCAAAACCGACGGTACTGGCTTTGTGAAGTTCGATAAGGTAAGCGAGAAGCTTCCCGATTCTACGTTGCCGGGTTCCCGTATCGCTTTG is from Spirosoma taeanense and encodes:
- the aroC gene encoding chorismate synthase, coding for MGNTYGTIFRIATFGESHGPGIGVVIDGCPAGLTFDTDFIQHELDRRKPGQSRITTQRREADEFEVLSGVFEGRTQGTPITLLIRNTDQRSKDYGHIAEQFRPSHADYTYQSKYGSRDYRGGGRSSARETAARVAAGAVAKLLLAQQGVQIHAYVSQVGKLKLEKPYQELSLALAEENAVRCPDPETAERMFQYIDETRKQGDSIGGVVDCVITGVPVGWGEPVFDKLHAELGKAMLSINAVKGFEYGSGFAGAELYGSMHNDAFYTDETGHVRTRTNHSGGIQGGISNGEDIYFRTAFKPVATIMQDQDSVDVQGQTVTVSGKGRHDPCVVPRAVPIVESMAALVLADMYLRNKAAQV
- a CDS encoding BatD family protein is translated as MADNTPAIEFSALNFPIERPFTISVSIPDNENRPTILFPDIPGFTKKGTSTSVTTSEVGGETITNQVISQSYQAMAAGRFRLPPFVLIINGVSVRSEGAVLVVRSSAAASAPASSTLTTVAVPPNGAAFLALRTSRSAIYTGEAISLTLAFFVANNYPYELNITNLDKQLQEITRSIRPANAWEENVHSADLKAVEVLVGGKKFREYKLYKAIFFPLAAQPIRLPSVSIRLARPRPVIGPPTAQTEYVSFSSKPLTVNVQALPAHPLRGRVPVGSFVLEEKLDRQRVGVGKSVRYSFSIVGEGNIAALPEPDKLDEAGNADIFPPEEQHVINQNGNQVTGSKTFTYFVVPRQNGIISLANRFQWIYFDLQKERYDTLRPKMQLHVGGSAVAQEAAIPEGELAPTVPSGNSLYAGIDALDSNRQPVSISVLIRAVANVLIVLMLLGIIFVFFKR
- a CDS encoding nuclear transport factor 2 family protein — encoded protein: MKFIFFLLVVTLLAATTTFAQQTTDPTQDPTALGNAFFKAMLDEDNSTMGKLLASDFSITSFDGHSVDGDMLLQGIGGGYVVVDNATVSDTRTRQYNNDSAVMTGTWKAKGNVQGQGFDSNVAFSVMSTRQGGTWKIVHVQFTPMR
- the pbpC gene encoding penicillin-binding protein 1C yields the protein MLEKVASGVKRLWRYRLIKAFVALWLILWGLDRAFPINTSVPYSTLVTARDGQILHAFLSRDDKWRLYTELPEITPALRDAILFKEDRYFRYHPGFNPVAMLRAAFRNLLSGRRTSGASTITMQTVRLLEPRERTYSSKLIELFRALQLEWHYSKDEILQLYLNLIPYGGNIEGLKSASLLYFGKPPALLSLAELTTLTVIPNRPSSLRLGQNNLLVAEARNHWLTRFRKAGLFDEAAITDAIQEPLTAYRRNAPQLAPHVSRRLRAAQVDVPIVRSTLNSNVQATAERLVQNYANRLRALNIHNAAVLIVDNRTREVVAYVGSADFSNTFDGGQVDGVRAVRSPGSALKPLLYGLAFDAGVITPRTKLADVPTNFNGYEPDNYDRRFNGSVTAEFALANSLNIPAVALLKEIGTPMMAASLRKAGFATIRKQASDLGLSMILGGCGVTLEEMTQLYTGLANQGSVSPLRFTSSTEPSGNAVQLVSPEAAYLITHTLTQITRPDLPNNFDNSYHLPRIAWKTGTSYGRRDAWSIGYNQRYTVGVWVGNFSGVGVAELSGANTATPLLFQLMNALDYNSPNGWFRPPKNLTIRLVCPETGDVPGEFCKNLVTDYSIMGVSRYRRCQHQKAVFTNAAGTLAYCAHCRPDSGSVRRSYLNLSPEMAAFYQSRHIPYELVPMHNPACERVFGMTGTDSQPPLITSLNDGSDYFISPKQPTDMALSCQTADDVQLIFWYLNDKLYRKARPAETVFFRPRPGMLKISCADDRGRHSDLRVMIRTE
- a CDS encoding MBL fold metallo-hydrolase RNA specificity domain-containing protein, producing the protein MIIQFFGAARTVTGSKHLLTLTNGTQILLDCGLFQGINTDELNQDFGFDPARIDYMVLSHAHIDHTGLIPRLVRQGFEGPIYTTSATIDLCEVMLMDSARIQERDLERVNKRRSRRGQPELEALYDEDDVRRALDQMRSVEYNQPFRICDEVTGLLTDAAHLLGSAAISLAIQEGQQEKRLFFSGDIGRPDDKILRKPDPFPQADYIICESTYGDRLHEAEPDMKAHLLRIVRQTCVEERGKLLIPAFAVDRTQELIYALDQLSNEGALPRLPVYIDSPMSVKATHIMRDHEEDFNPDILAYIKKDGDAFNFPNLHYVADVEESKAINNRQEPCIIIAPSGMAEAGRIKHHIKNNIENPRTTILLVGYASPNSLGGALKRGDRDVTIFGEKYAVAARVEVMDSFSAHGDYREMLQFLSCQDPNQVKTVFLVHGEYDKQLIWKEKLQAAGFKHVEIPDMREKRDL